The following are from one region of the Vicia villosa cultivar HV-30 ecotype Madison, WI unplaced genomic scaffold, Vvil1.0 ctg.000714F_1_1_1, whole genome shotgun sequence genome:
- the LOC131630653 gene encoding uncharacterized protein LOC131630653 yields MGAKRSRGRPKLTVPTVATNSTPAASQSEATSEKHVDDEKLNISQDGKATQGVNVETLTKTKEEPEQRRLWVDVINDNRNPAKGRTIEYIAPMVTDGKIEVEINDDDVISELQLWENALILYVLGADLSMHAIKNFMQKVWNFVQLPDLYYHDEGYFILRFKDSEDMDSVLMKGPYSIRGMHVRIKEWNPEFNLKKDLMRTIPIWIKLPMLPLQLWGASSLNKIGSALGTPLVTDECTNHKLTVSYSRILVEVDITKKLPNEITIKDSRGQKKKQVVEYEWRPKYCDMCQQVGHQCAEKPRVKQWKPKMPEEKKSEPIIELMHTPKEPSIEVMTTPKDSHKESAEAVEEKEWTKVQKAARDKGKGHLFPETSQQLNCLNGFDALGALIDHHVAAEIIILLETRVKKSNAKTIREKLHWKGSFIDNYDHHANGRIRLYWDNNKVDIQHVSSSEQYIHCGVYDMMGGFKFWLTAIYALNQLEHRKRLWRKKINLQKQFKGSWCAVGDYNNVANANGRIGGKMVVEAEYMDYNDMLRITGLCEMDSKGDFFTWSNKQCANPIYSRIDRIIANVEWLQDNGNLQLNVLSPHISDHSLLYLSDPIRPRQRKRPFRFCNSWTSIEGFQEAVKVSWTKPMTGRPMEVLWKKLARLQPVLRTLNKPMTDMHMKIAEARNKLELAYNDLRNHQMEAHIMERIKICTEDLIKWNDMEATSLMQRTKINWIKMGDENNTYFQAYLKARDNTKSIQYLQKEDGSTVTSQ; encoded by the exons ATGGGAGCGAAGCGCTCTCGAGGGCGGCCGAAACTGACGGTGCCAACAGTGGCGACAAACTCTACGCCGGCGGCGAGTCAATCGGAGGCGACATCAGAGAAGCATGTAGATGATGAGAAATTGAACATAAGTCAAGACGGAAAAGCAACTCAAGGAGTAAATGTTGAAACCCTAACGAAGACCAAAGAGGAACCTGAACAGAGACGATTATGGGTTGATGTTATCAATGATAATCGGAATCCTGCAAAAGGGAGAACTATAGAGTATATTGCACCGATGGTGACTGATGGTAAAATTGAAGTTGAGATCAATGATGACGATGTAATATCGGAACTCCAATTATGGGAAAATGCTTTGATCCTGTATGTGCTCGGGGCTGATCTGAGTATGCACGCTATCAAGAATTTTATGCAAAAGGTATGGAACTTTGTTCAATTACCAGATTTATACTATCATGATGAGGGATATTTCATACTACGATTCAAGGATTCTGAGGATATGGACTCGGTTTTGATGAAGGGACCGTATTCCATTCGAGGTATGCATGTGCGGATCAAAGAATGGAACCCTGAATTCAATCTTAAGAAGGATTTGATGCGAACTATCCCTATCTGGATTAAGCTTCCAATGCTCCCTCTGCAACTTTGGGGAGCCTCAAGCCTTAATAAGATAGGGAGTGCCTTAGGAACCCCCTTGGTGACGGATGAATGTACGAATCATAAATTGACAGTATCCTATTCCCGAATTTTGGTTGAGGTGGACATTACCAAGAAATTGCCCAATGAGATAACTATCAAGGATAGCAGAGGTCAGAAAAAGAAACAAGTGGTGGAGTATGAATGGCGACCTAAATATTGTGACATGTGCCAGCAAGTAGGACACCAGTGTGCTGAAAAACCAAGAGTTAAACAATGGAAGCCAAAAATGCCTGAGGAGAAGAAATCTGAACCAATCATTGAGTTAATGCATACTCCAAAGGAACCAAGTATTGAGGTCATGACTACCCCAAAAGACAGTCATAAGGAGAGTGCTGAAGCAGTTGAGGAGAAGGAATGGACAAAAGTTCAGAAAGCTGCGAGAGATAAAGGTAAGGGTCACTTGTTCCCTGAAACATCACAGCAATTGAATTGTTTAAATGGTTTTGATGCACTGGGGGCTTTGATTGACCACCATGTGGCC GCTGAGATTATAATACTTCTTGAGACTAGAGTGAAAAAGAGTAATGCTAAGACAATAAGAGAGAAACTGCACTGGAAGGGTAGCTTTATTGATAACTATGATCATCATGCTAATGGTAGAATAAGGCTATATTGGGATAATAATAAAGTTGACATTCAACATGTAAGTAGCTCTGAACAATATATTCATTGTGGTGTTTATGATATGATGGGGGGATTCAAATTTTGGTTGACTGCCATTTATGCTTTGAATCAGTTGGAACATAGGAAAAGATTATGGAGGAAGAAGATTAACTTGCAGAAACAGTTCAAGGGGTCTTGGTGTGCAGTGGGAGACTATAATAATGTTGCTAATGCAAATGGTAGGATTGGTGGTAAAATGGTGGTAGAAGCTGAATATATGGATTATAATGATATGCTTCGAATCACAGGGCTATGTGAAATGGATAGTAAGGGTGATTTTTTCACATGGTCTAATAAGCAATGTGCTAATCCAATATATTCAAGAATTGACAGGATTATTGCTAATGTGGAGTGGTTGCAAGACAATGGTAATCTCCAACTGAATGTGCTATCTCCTCACATTTCTGATCACTCTCTATTGTATTTGAGTGATCCCATAAGGCCTAGACAAAGAAAGAGGCCTTTTAGATTTTGCAATAGCTGGACTAGTATTGAGGGTTTTCAGGAAGCTGTTAAGGTTAGCTGGACCAAACCTATGACTGGTAGACCTATGGAGGTTCTATGGAAGAAATTAGCTAGGCTCCAACCTGTTCTCAGAACCTTGAATAAGCCTATGACTGACATGCATATGAAGATTGCTGAAGCCAGGAATAAGCTTGAGCTGGCTTATAATGACCTCAGGAATCACCAAATGGAAGCTCACATAATGGAGAGGATTAAAATTTGCACTGAAGATTTGATTAAATGGAATGACATGGAGGCAACTAGTCTGATGCAAAGAACCAAGATAAACTGGATAAAGATGGGGGATGAGAATAACACCTACTTCCAAGCTTATCTGAAGGCTCGTGATAATACTAAAAGTATTCAATACCTTCAAAAAGAGGATGGGAGTACTGTGACTTCCCAATAG